One genomic region from Streptomyces sp. NBC_00582 encodes:
- a CDS encoding SMI1/KNR4 family protein: MWIELVSSLSSDVDIADGPGCEEQMRVAEVVLGHPLPAALKDFWRTADGARDKHGAGVVCSVGEVVDRNLEFRSSADFRDLYMPFDPLLLFGESAGGDLFGFVVKPERPDIFVWEHESDSRRWVANNLEDYLRRRLGTGDPEWYASW, translated from the coding sequence ATGTGGATCGAGCTTGTCTCCTCTCTCTCGTCGGACGTGGACATCGCCGACGGGCCCGGCTGCGAGGAGCAGATGAGGGTCGCGGAAGTGGTGCTGGGGCATCCGCTGCCCGCCGCGCTGAAGGACTTCTGGCGTACGGCGGACGGGGCCCGGGACAAGCACGGGGCCGGTGTCGTGTGCTCGGTGGGCGAGGTCGTCGACCGGAACCTGGAGTTCAGGAGCTCCGCCGACTTCCGGGACCTCTACATGCCGTTCGATCCGCTGCTGCTCTTCGGGGAGAGCGCGGGCGGTGACCTCTTCGGCTTCGTCGTGAAGCCCGAACGGCCGGACATCTTCGTCTGGGAACACGAGAGCGACAGCCGCCGCTGGGTGGCGAACAACCTGGAGGACTACCTGCGCCGCCGCCTCGGCACCGGCGACCCGGAGTGGTACGCGTCCTGGTGA
- a CDS encoding TM2 domain-containing protein, protein MTVPTPEAPYGVDPLGRPYSDKSKIVAGVLQLFLGTLGIGRFYVGSVGVGIAQLLTCGGLGFWALIDGILFLTSNDRTDSQGRVLRG, encoded by the coding sequence ATGACCGTCCCCACTCCCGAGGCCCCCTACGGCGTCGACCCGCTCGGCCGTCCCTACTCCGACAAGTCGAAGATCGTCGCGGGCGTTCTCCAGCTCTTCCTGGGCACCCTCGGCATCGGACGCTTCTACGTCGGCTCCGTCGGCGTCGGTATCGCCCAGCTCCTGACCTGCGGCGGCCTCGGCTTCTGGGCATTGATCGACGGCATCCTGTTCCTCACGAGCAACGACCGCACCGACAGCCAGGGCCGCGTCCTGCGCGGCTGA
- a CDS encoding Uma2 family endonuclease, translating to MSAASVEQPFDDEPFSLTAIADEIMERHPGYRVEIIGGHLLVTPSPDAPHARALTQLMIPFITAGLHGVETEVLQNVGLWLPTGEEDYAIPDLVIVDSDIDDHLVENNAYDPAPFRLVLEVTSGNWKDDLKTKVAAYSQAKVPVYVIVDRKHQRVHVLTEPIVGGYDSHQFYAPGQSLTLPESIGAKVTLDVTEILAAGRPKKND from the coding sequence ATGTCCGCTGCATCCGTCGAGCAGCCCTTCGACGACGAGCCGTTCTCCCTCACGGCCATCGCCGACGAGATCATGGAGCGCCATCCGGGCTACCGCGTCGAGATCATCGGAGGCCACCTCCTCGTGACCCCATCACCGGATGCCCCGCACGCCCGCGCCCTGACCCAGCTCATGATTCCTTTCATCACCGCTGGGCTGCACGGCGTGGAAACCGAGGTCCTGCAGAACGTCGGACTGTGGCTGCCGACCGGCGAGGAGGACTACGCCATCCCCGACCTGGTGATCGTGGACTCCGACATCGACGACCACCTGGTGGAGAACAACGCCTACGATCCGGCGCCCTTCCGTCTGGTGCTGGAGGTGACCTCGGGGAACTGGAAGGACGACCTGAAGACCAAGGTCGCCGCGTACTCCCAGGCCAAGGTGCCGGTGTACGTCATCGTCGACCGTAAGCACCAGCGCGTCCACGTCCTGACCGAACCGATCGTGGGCGGATACGACAGCCACCAGTTCTACGCCCCCGGCCAGTCCCTCACCCTCCCCGAATCCATCGGTGCCAAGGTCACCCTGGACGTGACGGAGATCCTCGCGGCAGGACGGCCGAAGAAGAACGACTGA
- a CDS encoding FAD-binding protein yields the protein MIGFDPAARSWAATTSETGTALADLARIPRLDGTLVTDDSSLTAAADDFGHIVHRRPSAVLRPGSVRDVVTMIRFCNDHCLPVAPRGQGHGAFGQAQAEGGLIIETATLADIGDLDSDSTTVTVGAGARWSEVARATLAHGLTPPVFTDYLELSVGGTLAVGGLGGQVHRHGAQVDNVTELRVVTGAGQLVRCSPTRRADLFHAVLAGLGQCGVVVEATLRLVPAPETVRHYVLTYDDLDTFLDDQRLLVQEARFDYVEGQVHADADGAFRVYSLEAVAYGPPVGPAPDDTVLLRGLRHDPATVQCTDRGYYDFLDRIAPFIAALKEAGVWTHAHPWVDLMLPGSSAADLAAPLLEALTPAALGPGGVILFYPLLRERLTTPLLRTTDEDVSYLFDILSSAPPDDTAAIDRTLARNRAAFHTVTAAGGTHYPVGSVPLTPEDWRTHFGPAWPAFATAKRTYDPNGVLTPGQGIF from the coding sequence GTGATCGGCTTCGACCCCGCCGCCAGGAGCTGGGCCGCGACGACGTCCGAGACCGGCACCGCGCTCGCCGACCTGGCCCGGATCCCCCGGCTGGACGGCACGCTCGTCACGGACGACTCCTCGCTCACCGCGGCGGCCGACGACTTCGGACACATCGTGCACCGCCGCCCCTCCGCGGTGCTGCGCCCGGGCTCGGTGCGGGACGTCGTCACCATGATCCGGTTCTGCAACGACCACTGTCTGCCGGTCGCACCGCGCGGCCAGGGGCACGGTGCCTTCGGGCAGGCCCAGGCCGAGGGCGGTCTGATCATCGAGACGGCGACCCTCGCGGACATCGGCGACCTCGACTCCGACAGCACCACGGTCACCGTCGGCGCCGGCGCCCGCTGGAGCGAGGTCGCCAGGGCCACGCTCGCCCATGGCCTCACCCCGCCCGTCTTCACCGACTACCTCGAACTCTCCGTCGGCGGCACCCTCGCCGTGGGCGGCCTCGGCGGGCAGGTCCACCGGCACGGCGCCCAGGTCGACAACGTCACCGAACTCCGGGTCGTCACCGGCGCGGGCCAACTGGTCCGCTGCTCACCCACCCGCCGCGCCGACCTCTTCCACGCCGTGCTGGCGGGCCTCGGCCAGTGCGGGGTCGTCGTCGAAGCGACCCTGCGTCTCGTCCCCGCGCCCGAGACCGTACGCCACTACGTGCTCACCTACGACGACCTGGACACCTTCCTCGACGACCAGCGCCTGCTCGTACAGGAGGCCCGTTTCGACTATGTGGAGGGGCAGGTCCACGCGGACGCCGACGGGGCGTTCCGCGTCTACAGCCTGGAGGCCGTGGCCTACGGCCCGCCGGTCGGCCCGGCGCCCGACGACACCGTGCTCCTGCGCGGCCTGCGCCACGACCCCGCCACGGTCCAGTGCACCGACCGCGGCTACTACGACTTCCTCGACCGCATCGCGCCCTTCATCGCCGCGCTGAAGGAGGCGGGCGTCTGGACCCACGCCCACCCCTGGGTCGACCTCATGCTCCCCGGCTCGTCCGCCGCGGACCTCGCCGCCCCGCTCCTCGAGGCCCTCACCCCCGCCGCGCTCGGCCCCGGAGGGGTGATCCTCTTCTACCCCCTCCTGCGTGAGCGCCTGACGACGCCGCTCCTGCGGACCACCGACGAGGACGTGTCGTACCTCTTCGACATCCTGAGCTCCGCCCCGCCGGACGACACCGCCGCCATCGACCGCACCCTGGCGAGGAATCGCGCCGCGTTCCACACCGTCACCGCGGCCGGCGGCACCCACTACCCCGTCGGCAGCGTCCCCCTCACCCCCGAGGACTGGCGGACCCACTTCGGGCCCGCCTGGCCCGCCTTCGCCACGGCGAAGCGCACCTACGACCCGAACGGCGTCCTGACGCCGGGCCAGGGCATCTTCTGA
- a CDS encoding DUF2752 domain-containing protein — protein MAEAERPFALRHPAAAPLAVLAAGAAGSAYLYGTDPHQSGHLLPQCPFRLVTGLLCPACGGTRMTYDLMHGHFAQAWLDNRVLLLASPFALALLARWAWEGLHGRRWRPTLGGRGVAVVLGVAVTWMIVRNLF, from the coding sequence GTGGCTGAAGCGGAGCGCCCGTTCGCGCTGCGACACCCGGCGGCGGCACCCCTCGCGGTGCTCGCCGCCGGCGCGGCGGGCTCCGCCTACCTCTACGGCACCGACCCGCACCAGAGCGGCCATCTGCTCCCGCAGTGCCCGTTCCGGCTCGTCACCGGTCTGCTCTGCCCGGCCTGCGGCGGCACCCGGATGACGTACGACCTGATGCACGGTCACTTCGCCCAGGCCTGGCTGGACAACCGTGTCCTGCTGCTCGCCTCACCCTTCGCCCTCGCGCTCCTGGCCCGCTGGGCCTGGGAGGGCCTGCACGGCCGCAGGTGGCGGCCGACCCTCGGCGGCCGGGGCGTGGCCGTCGTGCTCGGCGTCGCGGTGACCTGGATGATCGTCCGCAATCTGTTCTAG
- a CDS encoding TM2 domain-containing protein: MTEQPQQPQPGYGYPNAGPYGTPQPGGQPGPYGYPQQGQPQPGYPPQAGYPAPGYVPPGTFTGDPNAPYGYDPYGRPYSDKSKIVAGILQLTLGTLGVGRFYIGHVGIGLAQLFTCGGLGIWALIDGIMLLTGNNTTDGNGRVLRG; the protein is encoded by the coding sequence TTGACCGAACAGCCGCAGCAGCCCCAGCCCGGGTACGGCTACCCCAACGCCGGCCCTTACGGCACCCCTCAGCCCGGCGGCCAGCCCGGCCCCTACGGCTACCCGCAGCAGGGCCAGCCCCAGCCGGGCTACCCGCCGCAGGCCGGTTACCCCGCTCCCGGTTACGTCCCGCCGGGCACCTTCACCGGCGACCCGAACGCCCCCTACGGCTACGACCCCTACGGGCGGCCCTACTCCGACAAGTCCAAGATCGTCGCGGGCATCCTCCAGCTCACCCTGGGCACCCTCGGCGTCGGACGGTTCTACATAGGCCACGTCGGCATAGGTCTCGCCCAGCTCTTCACCTGCGGCGGCCTGGGCATCTGGGCGCTGATCGACGGGATCATGCTCCTGACGGGCAACAACACGACGGACGGCAACGGGCGGGTCCTGCGTGGCTGA
- a CDS encoding VOC family protein, which yields MSDDESYELLGFDNVLLPVGDLGEAVRFYERAGFTVAFRFDEGGIALLKVGGETPGILLRREEALGHRPPSWAAPRLWLEVPDARVAARRLADAGIVPLDPPFSVATGWTVEVADPWGNVLGFTDYTKRPELGRRP from the coding sequence ATGTCAGATGACGAGTCCTACGAACTGCTCGGGTTCGACAACGTCCTGCTCCCCGTGGGCGACCTCGGCGAGGCCGTGCGGTTCTACGAGCGGGCCGGGTTCACGGTGGCGTTCCGGTTCGACGAGGGCGGGATCGCCCTGCTGAAGGTCGGCGGCGAGACACCCGGGATCCTGCTGCGGCGGGAGGAGGCGCTGGGGCACCGGCCGCCGTCATGGGCGGCGCCGCGCCTCTGGCTGGAGGTGCCGGACGCGCGCGTGGCGGCACGGCGGCTGGCCGACGCCGGGATCGTGCCGCTCGATCCGCCGTTCTCCGTGGCGACGGGCTGGACCGTCGAGGTCGCCGACCCCTGGGGCAACGTCCTCGGGTTCACCGACTACACCAAGCGGCCGGAGCTGGGCCGGAGGCCGTGA